Genomic segment of Murdochiella vaginalis:
TCGTCGTCACTATTTTTTTGGCATTCTGATGCTCATTTTGGTGGACGCTGCCAGTTTATATAGCCCGCAGGTGGTTCGCCGTTTTGCTGATCTGGCACAGACCGGCCAACTGACCGATCGACTGATTCTGGAGCTGGTGGCATGGATCTCCGGCTTGGGACTGTTTATGGCGGTGGGACGTTATTTCTGGCGCAATGCCATATTCGGCGCCGGCAGGCATCTGGAATACTGGTTGCGCGATAAGCTGTTTCGTCAGTATCTGCATCTGGATCAGCATTTTTTTACCACCCGTTCCACGGGGGATCTGATGGCACATGCCACCAATGATGTGATGATGGTGGCCCAAGCGATGGGCTTTGGCGTCATGATGCTGGTGGACAGCTTGTTTATGACTATTTTTACCGTCATTATGCTCCTTTCCACCATTGGCTTCGTGAATTCGTTGGTGGCGTTGATTTCCTTACCGATGCTTGCTTTTGTGATTGCCAAATTGATGGGGCCTATTCAGACCAGAAGCCGGGCACTCCAGAATGCCTTTTCCGATTTGACAAGCGAAACGCAGGAAAACTTATCCGGCATGCGTGTCATCAAGGCCTGTGCCATCGAGGACAACCGCAGCGCGTCCTTTCGGCAGGTCAACAACGACTATGCGCAAAAGTTCATCCGCTGGAGTTTGGTGGACATGCTTTTTGACCCTTCCGTTACGCTCATTTCGGGGTTGAGCTTTGTGGTGTTTATTCTTTACGGAGCCTTGCAGATTCGACGCGGTGCACTCACCATCGGCGCTTTTGTGGCAACGATGGAGTATCTCAATATGATCGTCTGGCCGCTCATCGCGATGGGCATGATTGTTTCGCAATTTCAGCGAGGGGTTTCGTCCATGGGGCGATTAAATGAAATTTTTCGTATGGAGCCTACGGTACAGGAAGTCAAGAATCCGGTGGATGACGGCGATTGGCAGGGTAAAGTGGAATTTCGCCACGTTTCCTTCCGTTATGGCCCGGATCTTCCCTGGGTTTTGCAGGACATCAGCTTTACTTTGCATCCGGGACATTCCCTGGCCATTTTGGGCAAAACCGGTGTCGGCAAATCAACCATCGTACAGCTTCTGCTTCGTCGCTATGACGTGACGGAAGGGCAAATTCTCGTGGACGGCGTGGATATTCGCCAGTGCTCGTTTGCGCGTCTGTATCAAACGTTTGGCGTGGTGGCGCAAGAGAGCTTTCTGTTTTCGCGCACCATTGCCGGCAATATCGCCTTCAGCGGGGACGAGAAAGATCGGGATGCTGTGGTGGAGGCGGCGCGTTTTGCGCAAGTGGACAAGGACATCGAAGCGATGAAAGAGGGCTATGACACCGTCGTGGGAGAGCGCGGCGTCACCCTTTCCGGCGGACAGAAGCAGCGTATTTCCATTGCGCGCGCGTATTATCGTAAAGCGCCGGTTTTGCTGTTGGACGATGCACTTTCGGCCGTTGACACGGAGACGGAGAGTCGCATCTTATCCGGCCTGAAGCAACATAATAAGGGCCTCATCATGATCAGTCAGCGCGTTTCGACCGTACAACATGCCGATGAAATTCTGGTTTTGGAAGAAGGAAAGATTACGCAGCGCGGAAATCATGAGCAGCTGGTGAACGAAGAGGGCTTCTATTGCGATCTCTATCATCGTCAGTTATTGGAAAGTCAGGTCAATAGCTCTGACGATGATTCCTATACATCCGTGGAACCCGTTTCCCCAGTACAGCCGATAGGAGGGAGAGCATGATGTCAAAAAAACAACGTCCCCTCCGTCGTTTGGCCGCCTATGCGATGCCGTATTGGCGTTGGTATGCCTTGATTTTTATTACGATGTTGTTAAGTACCGCCGTGGTGCTGCTGCGTCCGAAAATTATTCAGGTATTGATTGATGGACCGCTGTCTACCCTGCAGCAACGGGATCTTGCAAGCAGCGTTGCAGATACACAGATGGCGCATGCCCTGCAGCTTGGCTTGCTCTATTTGGTCACGATCGTGTTTCATTTTTTCGTGATGTATGCGGCCGAAATGCTGACGCAGCGAACCGGCGTGTATATTGTGACGGACATGCGCCAACAAATTTATGATCACGTGTTACGTTTGCCAATGACCTACTTTGACCACCATGCTATCGGCAGCATCGTGACGCGCGTGACGAATGATACCGAATCGGTGCTGGAGCTGTATACGTATGTTTTAACCAATCTGTTCCGCAATTTAGTGCTGTTTTTCGGCATTTTGGCGATGATGTTTTCGCTGGATGTGCGTCTGGCGGTTCTGGTTACACTACTGACGCCCTTTGTCATGTTGATCTCCGTCATTTTTCAGAAACAGATTCGCGTGGTGTACGATAAGCAACGGGCAATTCGCTCGGTCATTAATACAAAATTAGCGGAAAATATCAGCGGAATTAGCGTAATTCAGACGTTCTTCCGGGAGAAAAAAATCTACGGTGAATTTGATGAAACCAATCAATCGTACTATCGCGCATCGCGTCGTGAAGTGAAATACTACAGCATCTATCGCCCGGCAATTGAAATTGTGCGTACCGGCGGCTTAGCCATTCTCTTTTGGTTTGGCGGCGGAGCGCAGTTGCGTGGAGCGCTCACCTTCGGTGTGCTCTATGCCTTCATCAATTATCTGCAGCGCCTCTTCATGCCTATTCAGGAAATGGCGGAAATCTTCAATGTGATGCAGTCTGCGTTTTCCTCTTCCGACCGCCTATTTAAACTATTGGATGCGCCGGAAGAGCTCTATCAGGAAGGAAAAACGGTGGGGAAGAAGGGATTTATCGGAAAGATCGAGTTCCGTCACGTCTGGTTCCGATATCCCAAACCGGAACCGAAGGCGAAAGAAGAGGATTCGGAGGATGTTTTGCCGGTAGTGCTTTCGGAAAACGAAGAAATGCCATGGGTATTAAAAGACGTCTCCTTTACCATTGAACCGGGACAGTTTGTGGCGTTTGTCGGCGCAACCGGTGCCGGAAAGAGCACGATACTCAGCCTTCTTGCTCGCTTTTATACGGTGGAACGTGGTGAAATATTAATTGATGATGTGAACGTGAACGATTATGATCTGGTTTCTCTTCGTCGGGCGTTGGGTACGGTGCAGCAGGACGTATTCCTTTTTAAAGGCGATATTCTCAGCAATATTGCTGTTGGGCGTCCCCATGTGAGCCGTCGACAGGCGATCTGGGCCGCAGAGCTGGTCAATGCGACGAGCTTTATCGATCGTCTGCCCAAGACCTATGATGAGCCGGTGGTGGAACGAGGGGCGACCCTTTCCGCCGGACAGCGCCAATTGCTTTCCTTTGCACGCACCATCGCGGGGGATCCGTCGATTCTGATTTTGGACGAGGCCACTGCGAATATTGATACAGAAACGGAACAGCTGATTCAGGAGGCCATTCAGAACATGGCCAAGAACCGCACGATGCTGGCGGTTGCGCACCGCATCTCCACCATTGCCGGCGCCGATCACATTATCGTCATGCATCACGGACGCATAGCGGAACAGGGAACAAAAGATGAATTGATTGCCCGAAACGGCCTCTTCCGCGTGCTGTACGAGTTGCAATACGGACAGGAGGGATAAATGCCGAAAGAAAACGAAGCGGCTTCGCAGGCAGACTTGAAATTTTTCCAGCAACAAAAAAATCTGGCCTATCACATCGCCTATTCCTTTACGCAGGAGGAAGGTCGTGCAGAGGAAGTGGTGCGCCAGGTGATGAACATCCTTCACGAGTGCGGCGTCCTTGATGGCGATTGGACCAAGGAAGAAAAGAAGGCACTTTTGGTGTTGGTGACACGCCATCGCGCTTTGGTCGCTGCAAGATCCAATCGCCCCAATGTCCAAGCCGAACGCAATCAGGATGTTCCTATTCCTTCGTTGATGGGCGATGCGGAGGTGAGCGTTTTCGGCGAACAGATTGCCCGCATCCCTGAACGAGATCGCATTGTGTTACAGCTGAGCATTCTATTTTCCTTGCCGGATGAGCGCATTTCTTCGCTTTTGCGCATGAAGCGTAGCGCGGTCATTTCGCGCCGCACGCGCGCTTTAGCGTTTATCGGGGAGCAAAACGATCTTTCTCCCCAGCAAAGAAAGGAGCTTCCGCAACACCCC
This window contains:
- a CDS encoding ABC transporter ATP-binding protein yields the protein MREFKTILPFIKENRRHYFFGILMLILVDAASLYSPQVVRRFADLAQTGQLTDRLILELVAWISGLGLFMAVGRYFWRNAIFGAGRHLEYWLRDKLFRQYLHLDQHFFTTRSTGDLMAHATNDVMMVAQAMGFGVMMLVDSLFMTIFTVIMLLSTIGFVNSLVALISLPMLAFVIAKLMGPIQTRSRALQNAFSDLTSETQENLSGMRVIKACAIEDNRSASFRQVNNDYAQKFIRWSLVDMLFDPSVTLISGLSFVVFILYGALQIRRGALTIGAFVATMEYLNMIVWPLIAMGMIVSQFQRGVSSMGRLNEIFRMEPTVQEVKNPVDDGDWQGKVEFRHVSFRYGPDLPWVLQDISFTLHPGHSLAILGKTGVGKSTIVQLLLRRYDVTEGQILVDGVDIRQCSFARLYQTFGVVAQESFLFSRTIAGNIAFSGDEKDRDAVVEAARFAQVDKDIEAMKEGYDTVVGERGVTLSGGQKQRISIARAYYRKAPVLLLDDALSAVDTETESRILSGLKQHNKGLIMISQRVSTVQHADEILVLEEGKITQRGNHEQLVNEEGFYCDLYHRQLLESQVNSSDDDSYTSVEPVSPVQPIGGRA
- a CDS encoding ABC transporter ATP-binding protein, whose product is MMSKKQRPLRRLAAYAMPYWRWYALIFITMLLSTAVVLLRPKIIQVLIDGPLSTLQQRDLASSVADTQMAHALQLGLLYLVTIVFHFFVMYAAEMLTQRTGVYIVTDMRQQIYDHVLRLPMTYFDHHAIGSIVTRVTNDTESVLELYTYVLTNLFRNLVLFFGILAMMFSLDVRLAVLVTLLTPFVMLISVIFQKQIRVVYDKQRAIRSVINTKLAENISGISVIQTFFREKKIYGEFDETNQSYYRASRREVKYYSIYRPAIEIVRTGGLAILFWFGGGAQLRGALTFGVLYAFINYLQRLFMPIQEMAEIFNVMQSAFSSSDRLFKLLDAPEELYQEGKTVGKKGFIGKIEFRHVWFRYPKPEPKAKEEDSEDVLPVVLSENEEMPWVLKDVSFTIEPGQFVAFVGATGAGKSTILSLLARFYTVERGEILIDDVNVNDYDLVSLRRALGTVQQDVFLFKGDILSNIAVGRPHVSRRQAIWAAELVNATSFIDRLPKTYDEPVVERGATLSAGQRQLLSFARTIAGDPSILILDEATANIDTETEQLIQEAIQNMAKNRTMLAVAHRISTIAGADHIIVMHHGRIAEQGTKDELIARNGLFRVLYELQYGQEG